Proteins from one Mixophyes fleayi isolate aMixFle1 chromosome 9, aMixFle1.hap1, whole genome shotgun sequence genomic window:
- the LOC142101733 gene encoding beta-1,4-galactosyltransferase galt-1-like: MSSLLLAVSFLLGFLYNKPLRTQFPEWRSPCACCGSRLTTDTITPLGDNRTFIISPYFDNRVHNKSAVRILSIIHHEEVKQLYCWFCCTVNNSVEVSKAEIDIHTDRFGFPYGTTDLVCMEPPDCHAKYLSVHTSPSGNMIQLPLFQIQNQDVKPFSANFTVCISTMYRNYNNVLQFIQTMEMYQILGVQRVMIYLNDCSSQVEKVMQYYIAEGVLEVIPWPIQRYLRPARSWRYSKDAKDIGYYGQMTTLNDCIYRNMYRTKFVLLNDIDEIILPLKHQTWDSMVESLQQQNPGVGIFLIENHIFSQTVATDGNFSNISSWKSLSGFNILQYVHREPNRANYFNPRKMIVDPRKVIQTSVHEVLEHIGGSMKVSVKTALVYHCRRRLQKKLPKTSLIEDKTIWRYNASLIRNVNKVLSQIDLQS; this comes from the coding sequence ATGTCATCATTATTACTGGCTGTCTCCTTTCTACTGGGATTTTTATATAACAAACCTTTGAGGACTCAGTTTCCTgaatggagatcaccatgtgcCTGTTGTGGTAGTAGACTAACCACCGATACTATTACACCACTGGGAGATAACCGGACATTTATTATATCCCCGTATTTCGACAACAGAGTACACAATAAAAGTGCAGTTCGTATTCTCAGCATTATTCATCATGAAGAGGTGAAGCAACTATACTGTTGGTTTTGTTGCACCGTGAACAACTCTGTGGAGGTTTCCAAGGCTGAGATAGACATACACACTGATCGGTTCGGCTTCCCCTACGGCACAACGGACCTGGTGTGTATGGAGCCACCAGACTGCCACGCCAAGTACCTATCTGTTCATACGTCTCCTTCAGGAAACATGATACAATTACCTCTGTTCCAGATACAAAATCAGGACGTGAAACCGTTTTCTGCCAACTTCACCGTCTGCATTTCCACCATGTATCGGAATTACAATAACGTCTTACAATTCATACAGACCATGGAGATGTACCAGATATTGGGGGTCCAACGGGTCATGATCTACCTTAATGACTGCAGCTCACAGGTGGAAAAAGTGATGCAGTACTACATTGCAGAGGGTGTTTTAGAGGTCATACCATGGCCAATTCAGCGGTATCTTAGACCTGCTCGATCATGGCGCTATTCTAAGGACGCTAAGGATATTGGGTATTATGGTCAAATGACAACACTCAATGACTGCATCTATCGGAATATGTACAGGACTAAGTTTGTGCTACTGAATGATATTGACGAAATAATTCTGCCATTAAAACACCAGACGTGGGACAGCATGGTGGAAAGTCTTCAACAACAGAACCCAGGAGTGGGGATTTTTCTGATTGAAAATCACATTTTCTCTCAAACCGTAGCCACTGATGGaaacttttccaacatttcatCCTGGAAGAGTTTGTCAGGATTCAATATCCTGCAGTATGTTCACCGTGAACCAAACAGAGCGAATTATTTCAATCCTCGGAAAATGATTGTGGATCCTAGAAAGGTAATTCAAACGTCTGTACACGAAGTTTTAGAACATATTGGGGGTTCTATGAAAGTCTCAGTGAAGACCGCCCTGGTGTACCACTGCAGAAGACGTCTGCAAAAGAAGTTACCTAAGACATCTTTGATTGAAGATAAAACTATCTGGAGATATAATGCTTCATTGATTCGAAACGTTAACAAGGTACTAAGCCAAATAGATTTACAGTCATAA